A portion of the Saimiri boliviensis isolate mSaiBol1 chromosome 1, mSaiBol1.pri, whole genome shotgun sequence genome contains these proteins:
- the AGXT2 gene encoding alanine--glyoxylate aminotransferase 2, mitochondrial isoform X2, with amino-acid sequence MGEMTLVWRHLPRPLCLVTSTHRILEMCRFLSCASWTSATKLGLHTRPRMPPCDFTPEKYQSLGYNRVLEIHKEHLSPVVTAFFQKPLLLHQGHMEWLFDAEGNRYLDFFSGIVTVSVGHCHPKVNAVAQKQLGRLWHTSSIFFHAPIHEYAEKLAALLPEPLKVIFLVNSGSEANDLAMLMARAHSNNTDIISFRGAYHGCSPYTLGLTNVGTYKMELPGGIGCQSTMCPDVFRGPWGGSHCRDSPVQTVRKCSCAPDCCQAKDQYIEQFKDTLSTSVAKSIAGFFAEPIQGVNGVVQYPKGFLKEAFELVRARGGVCIADEVQTGFGRLGSHFWGFQTHDVLPDIVTMAKGIGNGFPMAAVVTTPEIAKSLAQCLQHFNTFGGNPLACVVGSAVLEVIKEENLQENSREVGTYMLLKFAKLQDEFEIVGDVRGKGLMIGIEMVQDKKSRQPLPREEVNQIHEDCKNMGLLVGKGGIFAQTFRIAPPMCITKPEADFAVEVFRSALTQHMERRAK; translated from the exons ATGGGAGAGATGACTCTGGTCTGGAGACATTTGCCGAGACCCTTGTGCCTGGTCACCTCCACTCACAGGATCCTCGAGATGTGCCGTTTCCTGAGCT GTGCTTCCTGGACATCAGCGACCAAGCTTGGTCTCCATACCAGGCCCAGAATGCCTCCATGTGACTTCACGCCTGAAAAATACCAG TCCCTTGGCTACAACCGTGTCCTGGAAATTCACAAGGAACATCTTTCTCCTGTGGTGACGGCATTTTTCCAGAAACCCCTGCTGCTCCACCAGGGGCACATGGAGTGGCTCTTTGATGCTGAGGGAAACAGATACCTGGATTTCTTTTCTGGGATTGTTACTGTCAGCGTTGGCCACTGCCACCC GAAGGTGAACGCAGTGGCACAAAAGCAGCTCGGCCGCCTGTGGCATACAAGTTCCATCTTCTTCCACGCTCCAATACACGAATATGCTGAGAAGCTTGCCGCGCTTCTTCCTGAGCCTCTTAAG gTCATTTTCTTGGTGAACAGTGGCTCAGAAGCCAATGATCTGGCCATGCTGATGGCCAGGGCACACTCAAACAACACAGACATCATTTCCTTCAG AGGAGCCTACCACGGGTGCAGTCCTTACACACTTGGCTTGACAAACGTAGGCACCTACAAGATGGAACTCCCTGGTGGGATAGGTTGCCAATCA ACAATGTGTCCAGATGTTTTTCGTGGCCCTTGGGGAGGAAGCCACTGTCGAGATTCTCCAGTGCAAACAGTCAGGAAGTGCAGCTGTGCACCAG acTGCTGCCAAGCCAAAGATCAGTATATTGAGCAATTCAAAGATACGCTGAGTACATCTGTGGCCAAGTCAATTGCTGGATTTTTTGCAGAACCTATTCAA GGTGTGAATGGAGTTGTCCAGTATCCAAAGGGGTTTCTAAAGGAAGCCTTTGAGCTGGTGCGGGCAAGGGGAGGCGTGTGCATTGCCGATGAA GTGCAGACAGGATTTGGAAGGCTGGGCTCTCACTTCTGGGGCTTCCAAACCCACGATGTCCTGCCTGACATTGTCACCATGGCTAAAGGGATTGGGAATGGCTTTCCCATGGCAGCAGTCGTAACCACTCCAG AGATTGCCAAATCCTTGGCGCAATGCCTGCAGCACTTCAACACCTTTGGAGGAAACCCGTTGGCCTGTGTGGTTGGATCTGCTGTGCTTGAG gtgattaaagaagaaaatctacaagaaaacaGTCGAGAAGTTGGGACCTACATGTTGCTAAAGTTTGCTAAGCTGCAGGATGAGTTTGAAATTGTTGGAGACGTTCGAGGCAAAGGCCTCATGATAGGCATAGAAATGGTGCAGGATAAG aAAAGCCGTCAGCCTCTTCCCCGTGAAGAAGTTAATCAGATCCATGAGGACTGCAAAAACATGGGGCTCCTCGTTGGCAAAGGCGGCATTTTTGCTCAG
- the AGXT2 gene encoding alanine--glyoxylate aminotransferase 2, mitochondrial isoform X1: MGEMTLVWRHLPRPLCLVTSTHRILEMCRFLSLGASWTSATKLGLHTRPRMPPCDFTPEKYQSLGYNRVLEIHKEHLSPVVTAFFQKPLLLHQGHMEWLFDAEGNRYLDFFSGIVTVSVGHCHPKVNAVAQKQLGRLWHTSSIFFHAPIHEYAEKLAALLPEPLKVIFLVNSGSEANDLAMLMARAHSNNTDIISFRGAYHGCSPYTLGLTNVGTYKMELPGGIGCQSTMCPDVFRGPWGGSHCRDSPVQTVRKCSCAPDCCQAKDQYIEQFKDTLSTSVAKSIAGFFAEPIQGVNGVVQYPKGFLKEAFELVRARGGVCIADEVQTGFGRLGSHFWGFQTHDVLPDIVTMAKGIGNGFPMAAVVTTPEIAKSLAQCLQHFNTFGGNPLACVVGSAVLEVIKEENLQENSREVGTYMLLKFAKLQDEFEIVGDVRGKGLMIGIEMVQDKKSRQPLPREEVNQIHEDCKNMGLLVGKGGIFAQTFRIAPPMCITKPEADFAVEVFRSALTQHMERRAK; this comes from the exons ATGGGAGAGATGACTCTGGTCTGGAGACATTTGCCGAGACCCTTGTGCCTGGTCACCTCCACTCACAGGATCCTCGAGATGTGCCGTTTCCTGAGCT TAGGTGCTTCCTGGACATCAGCGACCAAGCTTGGTCTCCATACCAGGCCCAGAATGCCTCCATGTGACTTCACGCCTGAAAAATACCAG TCCCTTGGCTACAACCGTGTCCTGGAAATTCACAAGGAACATCTTTCTCCTGTGGTGACGGCATTTTTCCAGAAACCCCTGCTGCTCCACCAGGGGCACATGGAGTGGCTCTTTGATGCTGAGGGAAACAGATACCTGGATTTCTTTTCTGGGATTGTTACTGTCAGCGTTGGCCACTGCCACCC GAAGGTGAACGCAGTGGCACAAAAGCAGCTCGGCCGCCTGTGGCATACAAGTTCCATCTTCTTCCACGCTCCAATACACGAATATGCTGAGAAGCTTGCCGCGCTTCTTCCTGAGCCTCTTAAG gTCATTTTCTTGGTGAACAGTGGCTCAGAAGCCAATGATCTGGCCATGCTGATGGCCAGGGCACACTCAAACAACACAGACATCATTTCCTTCAG AGGAGCCTACCACGGGTGCAGTCCTTACACACTTGGCTTGACAAACGTAGGCACCTACAAGATGGAACTCCCTGGTGGGATAGGTTGCCAATCA ACAATGTGTCCAGATGTTTTTCGTGGCCCTTGGGGAGGAAGCCACTGTCGAGATTCTCCAGTGCAAACAGTCAGGAAGTGCAGCTGTGCACCAG acTGCTGCCAAGCCAAAGATCAGTATATTGAGCAATTCAAAGATACGCTGAGTACATCTGTGGCCAAGTCAATTGCTGGATTTTTTGCAGAACCTATTCAA GGTGTGAATGGAGTTGTCCAGTATCCAAAGGGGTTTCTAAAGGAAGCCTTTGAGCTGGTGCGGGCAAGGGGAGGCGTGTGCATTGCCGATGAA GTGCAGACAGGATTTGGAAGGCTGGGCTCTCACTTCTGGGGCTTCCAAACCCACGATGTCCTGCCTGACATTGTCACCATGGCTAAAGGGATTGGGAATGGCTTTCCCATGGCAGCAGTCGTAACCACTCCAG AGATTGCCAAATCCTTGGCGCAATGCCTGCAGCACTTCAACACCTTTGGAGGAAACCCGTTGGCCTGTGTGGTTGGATCTGCTGTGCTTGAG gtgattaaagaagaaaatctacaagaaaacaGTCGAGAAGTTGGGACCTACATGTTGCTAAAGTTTGCTAAGCTGCAGGATGAGTTTGAAATTGTTGGAGACGTTCGAGGCAAAGGCCTCATGATAGGCATAGAAATGGTGCAGGATAAG aAAAGCCGTCAGCCTCTTCCCCGTGAAGAAGTTAATCAGATCCATGAGGACTGCAAAAACATGGGGCTCCTCGTTGGCAAAGGCGGCATTTTTGCTCAG